CAATCCTTTCGAATGAAGATTTTGCTAAGATTCGTCATGTTCGTCGTGCGGGCTTCAAATCAATGTCCATTCCAATTCTTTTCCCAGCTGAGCTAGGGGCAGAAGGAATGCGCATTGCACTTGAGCGTATGAATGAGGCTGCTGATCGTGTTATGGCTAAAGGGCATAACATTCTGATTCTGACTGACCGAGGTGTGGACAGTGAGAATGCTGCGATTCCAGCTCTACTTGCGGTATCCAGTTTGCATCACCATCTGATCCGTCAAGGTACACGGACAAAAGTTAGTATTTTGCTGGAATCCGGTGAACCTCGTGAAGTCCATCACTATGCGCTTCTACTCGGTTATGGTGTGAGTGCAGTAAATCCGTACCTGGCATTTGAAAGCTTGGATGATATGATCGGCCAAGGCTTACTGCGGGGAATCTCGCATGAGAAGGCTGTTAAGAACTATATTAAAGCTGCGACTAAGAGCGTAGTTAAGATTCTTTCCAAAATGGGGATTTCGACTATTCAATCCTACCGGGGTGCGCAAATCTTTGAAGCTGTAGGTCTGAACTCTGAATTCGTGGATCGTTACTTTACTTGGACACCTTCCCGCATTGGCGGTATCGGTCTTGAGGAAGTAGCAGCCGAGGCACTTATCCATCATAACCGTGCTTTCACAGAGAAAGATGGAAATGATAAAGTGCTTGATTCCGGTGGTGATTATCAATGGCGTAACGATGGGGAAGAGCATCTGTTCAACCCACAGACCATTCATCTGCTTCAGCACTCCGTGCGTAGTGGAGATTATAAGATGTACAAGAAATATGCTGAACTTGTTCAAGGTGAAAGTGAGAAGCATCTGACGCTTCGTTCCTTATTGCAGTTCAAGTCAGCTTATGAACCGATTCCATTAGAAGAAGTAGAACCAGTAGAGTCTATTATGAAACGGTTTAAGACTGGTGCGATGTCCTTTGGTTCCATTAGTAAGGAAGCACATGAGACACTTGCCATTGCGATGAACCGGATCGGTGGTAAGAGTAATACCGGTGAGGGTGGAGAAGATCCGGCCCGCTATATCCCGGATAGCAATGGCGATTCCCGTCGCAGTGCGATTAAACAGGTAGCCTCCGGACGTTTTGGAGTTACCTCGAACTACCTTGTTAACGCTGATGAGATCCAGATTAAGATGGCTCAGGGTGCTAAACCAGGGGAAGGCGGACAGCTACCAGGACGTAAAGTTTATCCTTGGGTGGCTGAAGTGCGTGGCTCAACAGCTGGTGTGGGCTTGATCTCACCTCCACCGCATCATGATATTTATTCTATCGAGGATTTGGCAGAGCTGATCTACGATCTGAAGAATGCAAATCCACGTGCAAACATTAATGTTAAGCTCGTATCTGAAGTCGGAGTAGGTACGATTGCTGCTGGCGTAGCCAAAGGGCGTGCCGATATTATCCTGGTTAGCGGTTATGACGGGGGTACAGGTGCATCACCGATGAACTCCATCCGTCATGCAGGTCTTCCATGGGAGCTTGGCTTGGCCGAAACGCATCAGACATTGATGCTGAACAATCTGCGTGACCGCGTTGTACTGGAAACAGACGGAAAAATGCTTAGCGGCCGCGATCTAGCTGTAGCTGTATTACTGGGTGCTGAAGAGTATGGTTTCGCCACAGCTCCGCTAGTATCTGTGGGCTGTATCATGATGCGTGTCTGCCAAATGGATACTTGTCCGGTTGGTGTAGCGACACAGAATCCAGATCTTCGTAAGAACTTTACTGGTGATCCGCAGCATGTAGTTAACTTTATGACCTTTGTGGCGCAGGATCTACGCGAAATTATGGCGAGTCTTGGCTTCCGTACGATTGAAGAGATGGTAGGCCGTACAGATTGCCTAGACGCTGTTCAGGCTTCGCAGCATTGGAAGAAGAAGGGCGTAGATTTGAGCAGTCTGCTGCATACACCGGAAATGCCAGAGGGAAGCACACGCTTCTGCAGTAAACGTCAGAATCATGGTCTGGATGAGACGCTTGATGTCTCCAAACTGCTGGATCTGGCAGCACCTGCACTGGAGTCTGGTACGGCTGTAGAAGCATCGCTACCCATTACGAACGTTAATCGTGCCGTTGGAACCATTCTTGGTAGCGAGCTGACACGTAAATACGGGGCAGCCGGCTTGCCTGATGATACAATTCGTCTTCATTTCACTGGTTCTGCTGGTCAAAGCTTGGGAGCATTCGTGCCTAAGGGGATCACGCTTATGGTGGAAGGAGATTCCAATGACTACGTTGGTAAAGGACTGTCGGGTGGTAAGATTATTATCAAGCCATCTCCAAAAGCTACCTTTGCTGCTGAGGACAATATCATTATCGGAAATACTGCATTCTACGGAGCAACAGGTGGAGAAGCTTATATCAGCGGTATCGCTGGTGAACGCTTTGCCGTCCGTAACTCTGGAGCGAAGGTTGTTGTAGAAGGCGTGGGCGACCACGGCTGTGAATACATGACTGGAGGTCGTGTGGTTGTTCTTGGTGAAACAGGCCGTAACTTTGCGGCAGGGATGTCTGGTGGTATCGCTTATGTCTATGACCCAGATAGATCCTTCATCGGCCGCTGCAATCTCGAAATGGTACTGCTCGAGAGAGTGGAAGAGCTAGAAGAGATCGAAGAGTTACGCGAGCTGATTAGCCGTCATGTAGAGCTTACAGGCAGTGAGGCGGGAGCGCGGGTACTGGATCAGTGGGCAGATAGCTTGCCGAAGTTTGTTCGTGTCATTCCGAAGGATTACAAACGGATGATGGAGCAGATTCGCAAAGTAGAACAAACTGGGTTGACCGGAGAAGCTGCTTTGATGGCTGCATTTGAAGCGAATATGCGCGAGCTTGCACGCGTAGGTGGCTAAATAGCTGCAGCTGAAATAACGGAATATTGAATGAAGTGATATGAGGGACTTGGACACTTCCGTTTGCGGGAGACCAGGTCCTTTTTGTTCAAATAGAATCGGAACTTCGGTTTAAAGTAGGTTAAACTGTTTCTTTTTTGTAATTTTCTGAAAAAAGCTGTATGGTAAACTTGTTTGTAAATGAAAGGAAGTGATACTGTGTCAAATACAGAAATTTTGTCGGAGCCTGTTGCACGCCTGCAGGGAGTTACCAAGAAAATAGGCTCTAAGACGATAGTAAGCAATTTAACGTTGGACATCCCACCGGGTCAAATATTCGGTTTTTTGGGACCAAACGGTGCAGGGAAGACGACTACAATACGGATGATGGTTGGGTTAATCTCCATGAGCAGTGGGGATGTCCTGATTAGTGGTCATAGTATTAAAAGTAATTTTAAAGAGGCTATCTCGAGTGTTGGGGCTATTGTAGAAAATCCTGAAATGTACAAGTTCCTGTCCGGGTATCAGAATCTCAGACATTTTGCACGGATGGTACCGGGGGTCGAGAAGCAACGGATTGATGAGGTTGTGGAGCTGGTCGGACTTGGTCAAAGAATTCATGACAAAGTGAAAACTTATTCACTAGGTATGCGTCAGAGGCTTGGAGTGGCGCAGGCGCTTCTAAACCGGCCGAAGCTGCTGATCCTAGATGAGCCAACCAATGGGCTTGATCCACAAGGCATACGTGAGCTTCGTGACTATTTACGCCGTCTATGTCATGAAGAAGGAACAACTGTATTTGTCTCCAGCCATTTACTTTCCGAGATGGAGCTTATGTGTGACAGTGTAGCCATTATTCAGAATGGACAACTGCTCGAGGTAAAACAGTTAAAAGATGTAGGCAATACTGCAATGCCAATCGGAGAAACCTTGTATGAGGTTGACGATGCTGAAGCTGCACTTACTCTTATTGGATTTGGAGTAGTAAAAAGTGGGGGACTTGTAGTTGAGGCGGAGCGTGAGGCGATTGCTGAGATTAATGCCAGACTAGTGGCAGGTGGGATTAAAGTGTACAGTATCAAAGCAATTGCCCGTACGCTAGAGGATCAATTCTTAGAGGTTACAGGAGGTGAAGGAATTGAGTAATTTTACAGCTCTCATACATAATGAGAACATCAAAATATATAGCCGTGTCCGCACATGGATTATGCTGATTATTCTTGCAGTATTTAGTGCGTTTCTTCCTGCTATGATGTATTACACAGCGGGTGGCTCTTCATCGCTAATGGGAACTTGGGACAGCTTCCAAATGGTAGTGAGTGTTGTATTCTTTCTGAATACGATCTTCATTGTTGTTGTGGCTGCTGACTCCGTAGCGGGCGAATTTACCTGGGGAACCATCAAAATGCTTCTGATTCGCCCGTGGAGTCGTTCCCAGATCTTGCTCTCAAAATACATTAGCATTGTTTTATTTAGCTTTCTTTGTACGGCAGTATTGATTGTTTTTGGTCTAGCTTCATCGTTGATTTTTGCCTCTCCAACTGGAAATATGCCATCTTCGATTGCGGCTTGGAGCCCTGCTGAATATTCCTTTATGGATCTCCTATGCCGCTACATCACTCTTTTCTTGACGGTTACGCTTGCTTTCATGATATCCACGGTATTCCGCGCAAGTGGACTGGCTATTGGATTATCCATGTTTATCATGTTTGCCCAAGGTATTTTCGCTGCTTTGCTTAATCCAGATGTGTTCGAATGGGCTAAATATTTAATTTTCACTCATATGGATCTAAGCGTCTATCTAGGGTCTGATATTGGCCCAGGTGGTGCTACACTTGGCTTCTCCATTGCTGTGCTAGCGGCGTATTATATCGTATTCTTAGCTGTTTCCTGGTTTGTTTTCCGTAAAAGGGACGTTGCTGGATAAAAATGGGTTTAACCGGCTTCAAGTGTTCCTTCTACTTTGGAGGAGCGTTTAGCTGCCTTGTCCTTTTTCATATTACTTTTGGGCTCACCTGCTTTTTCAGAGGTGGGCTGTTCTTGCATGGCAATGGAACCATTAAGCAGGCTGCCTTCCATAATACTGAGTGATCCTGCCGAAATATTACCGTGTAGCTCTCCAGTGCCAGTCATTATGAGTCTGCGATCTGCGGTAACATCTCCATATACTTTACCAGCGATAACGATCTCTTCTGCTCTAATACTGGAGCGCACTGTACCTTCCTCACCTACAGTGACTACACCACTGCATATAATTTCACCGCTAAAGGTACCTTCAATCCGCAGGTTCGTATCACAATGCACCTTACCCTCCAGAGTACCCCCATGCCCGATCAGAGAGTCAGTAGACTTGAAAGGGACGCGCTGCTGCCGCTTGTTCCACATGTACATACTCCTCCTATTCTAAAATTGAACTTTTCCTTATAAGGACGCCGAAGGCGGTTATGCTTAGGGTTTGACATAATTCAATGGGTTCACAGTTTTGTTCTGCTTCACTACCTGAAAATGAAGATGAGGTCCTGTGCTTCGTCCGGTATTTCCAAGTAAGCCAATTTTCTGCCCTTTGTTAACCTTGTCTCCTGCAGATACAATCATTCCCTTCAGATGCATATACCAAGTTTCAAGCCCGTTCGAATGCTTAATCACAATATACTTGCCTCTCGCGCCCATTTGCTCAGCGGTAACGACCTCACCATCCAAGGCGGCATATACAGGATCGCCTGAGTTCCCCGCAATATCGACACCGGAATGGAACGCAGATGAGCCCTTGAATGGGTCTGATCGGTAGCCGAAGCTTGAGGAGATGACCCTGGAATCGGTAGGCCAGAGGGACACTGCATTAAGTCTAGCTTTTTCAGCCTTAATCTTTTTTGCCTCTAGATTTGCTTGGACGTTATTCACATGCTCTGCCTGAGTGATCGTCTGAGAAATACTTTTCACCATCTCATCGAGTATCCCATGGATCTCTTCGAAGTCGTCTTTTGCTTCCTCCACCAGATTTAGCGATTCGTTTTGATAAGCAGCGATATATTCTCCGCCTACCTGTGGTGTGATTGTACCTTTAAAGGATGTCTCATTAGGTATTGGCAAAGCGTTACGGCTTGATAAGCCTAATGTTGAATTTGAAGCGGTAGATCCTGTTTTTGATTCATTTGTTTCTGTGGCGGAGCCTTTGCTTTTGTTAATCAATGACTGCAACTCCTGTTCCAGCGCATTTACACTCTTCAGCTTGTCTTTAATACTATCTGCCTCTTCTGATAGCTCGCTGACTTGATTACGAAGCTGCATTAGATCCTTATCCTTGTCGGCGACCTTCATTTCCATGCGGAGATTGGTTAGTGATAGTGCGGCTGCCTCAGCTTCCAGTTGTGAGATCGACTGCGAGGCATGGAAATGCATAGAGGTGACCAGACTGGAGAGGGAAAGTGCTGCCGCTGCCGGCAGGGCGAACGCAAGTGGCTTGGATATCTGGAGTTGTTTGACTGGGCGTCCGGCATCCCTTACGACGAGCAGCGTAATCCGGTTATGATCTTGCTGACTCTTCATGGCTTCTCCTTTCCGCGGCATTTGGCAGCCGCCTTACGATACCCGAAGCTAACGACCGTACTTCCATTAGGCTCATCCCGAATTGTCTTACTACTCTATGTATTCCATATCTTTCGGGAACATGACAACGGTTTGTTTGAATAAAGAAAGAGAGTTACGGCAAAACCTGTACTAGAGTCGTCGCAGCGAGTCTATTGCAACTGTTTTATTAATGGAGGGGGTAGGGAATTGAAGACCTTTGCGATAATTCTAAGTCTTTTTATTATACAGATCGCAGTAATTGTATTTATGGAGTTCCGTCGCCCGCAAAGGGCTATGGCGTGGTTGTTCATTTCATTCTGTTGTCCACCGCTTGGTCTTGCATTCTATTATTTTCTGGGTCGTGATTATAGACAGAATCGAAAAATAAACAAAAGATGTACTTCACTCTTCCGTGAAATTCGTTCGTATGTCTCTGGCAAAATTAAGGTAGTAAAGAATGTTACTGAGAGTGGAAATGCTCAGTTTGAGAATAATAAAGGTCTATTGGATTTGCTCTCGAAGATCTCAGAAGGACCGATTACTGGCCACAACAAGAGCAGGGTATTATCAACCGCGAGAGAAGCGTATGATGCTATGCTGGGAGCTATGGAAGAAGCGAAAGAACATATACACCTGGAATTCTATATTTATCGTGATGATGAGATTGGTGAGCAATTTCAAGATGTTATGATTCGGAAGGCGCGTCAGGGAGTTAAGGTGCGCTTGCTTTGTGATGGTCTGGGTAGCCATCACTTAAGCCGCAGATTCATCCGTGCCTTGAAAAATGCGGGAGTAGAGTTCCACTTTTTTTTACCTCCGATTAGTTCTCTATTGGACCGTCGTTTTAATTTCCGAAATCATCGGAAGATCCTGGTGGTGGATGGATTGATTGGTTTCACGGGTGGAATGAATATAGGGGATGATTATTTGGGAAAGGACCTCAAAATGGGATACTGGCGTGATACCCATCTGCGTCTCGAAGGAGACTCTGTATATTATATTCAGTATGTCTTCTTAAAGGATTGGAGACTGGCCTCTGGTGAAAGCATGAGTCATCCTCGTCTGTTCCCAAAACATGCTTGTGAGGAGCAAGAAGCCGTGCAGATTGTTGCAAGTGGCCCGGATGCTGCAATAGATGCCTCTCAGGAGATGTATTTTGCCGCCTTATGCGCAGCTAAACATCGGATTTGGATTACTTCTCCGTATTTTATTCCTGATCCTGCAATCTGCAGGGCTTTGAAGAGTGCAGTACTTCGTGGTGTGGATGTAAGAATTATCATTCCGGCGAAGCCTGATAATATACTTGTCTATCATGCTTCTTTGTCTTATTTGGAAAATTTACAAGATGCAGGAGTGAAATTCTACCGCTATACCAAAGGATTTATGCATGCCAAAATCATGATTGTCGATGATCTGTTGGCTACGGTGGGAAGTGCAAATCTGGATATGCGCAGCTTTTATTCTAACTTTGAATTGACTGCTGTGCTGCTTCATCCTGATGCTATATCTCCACTAGTCACAGGGTTTGAGAAGGATCAAAAGCACAGTGAATATATTGATCCTGTAAAGTTTAAGGAGAGAGGGAGAGTTGTCAAACTCGGTGAAGGGCTGTGTCAGTTGTTATCTCCGCTATTATGACCGGAAAGAGGACTAAATCTGAATTTTTCGAAGGATATAACGTGTTCTATTCATTATTAGGGCTTATTTTATGATATAATAATTGTATAAGAAGAAATGTAAGAAAGTATAGATTATAATTATACTTCCGAATGTTTCAAAACTATACTGTTAAATTGTAGGGGGAGTTCTATGAATGTGAGTCCACAAATGATTGCCAAAGAGGAACAGAACAAACTGCAAAAGACCGGAACACATAAAATGGCTAAGTTCGCGCAGCGAATGATCATGTTATCCATAGGGGCAGCAATGATGGCTGTTGCACTTGAGATATTCCTCGTACCAAATCAAATGATTGATGGTGGAATTACCGGTATCTCCATTATTTTATCATATCTGTTCGACATTCCTCTGGGAATTTTATTGACGCTGTTAAATCTTCCGTTCCTGTTAATTGGTTATAAGCAAATCGGTAAGACCTTTGCCTTATCTACCTTATATGCAATCGTACTTATGTCTATTGGTACTTCCTTGTTGCATCATGTGAATGCCTTTACGGTTGAGCCCATGCTTGCTGCCGTGTTTGGAGGTATCATTCTTGGTGTAGGTGTAGGGTTAGTTGTACGTTTTGGAGGATCTCTAGACGGTACAGAAATTGTAGCGATTCTAGTAGCCAAGAAGCTTCCCTTCTCTGTAGGTGAAGTTGTTATGTTCTTCAATCTGTTCATCTTATCCGGAGCTGGATTTGTGTACGGTTGGAATAATGCGATGTTCTCACTAATTGCTTATTACATTGCATTCAAGGTGATTGACATTACACTTGAGGGTTTAGATCAATCGAAATCAGTATGGATTATTAGTGATAATTTCCGTGATATCGGTGAAGCCCTGACGGAGCGTCTTGGACGCGGTGTTACTTATTTAGATGGAGAAGGTGGGTTTTCCGGGGAGAATAAGAAAGTGATCTTCGTGGTTATTACCCGTTTGGAAGAAGCCAAGCTTAAATCCATTGTTGAGGATTGGGATTCTGGTGCATTCATCGCAATAGGTAACATTCATGATGTTAAAGGTGGCCGTTTCAAGAAGAAAGCAATTCATTAGTTTAAATTATAAGGAAGTATAAGTTTCACGCTATACTTTATCCTTATAATTCTCGCATAAACGCTTACTGTCCTAAAAAGGACGCCGCAGGCGTTTTAGCTTGGCGCTTTAGTATTATTAACTGAAAGAAGGTATTTTTACGAATAATGGAGCAATAAATACGGTGAACAAGACTCGATGTGCCGTATTCTTAACTTATATACCTTCTGTCCTTGAGTGGGACGCCAAATAAGCTCGTAGCATGAAGTTGATGCTGCGGGCTTATTGCTGTTTTAATACCTTATTATTCATGGCATTCCACCTCTATGGGAGCTTAGCGATGAGCTGTTCGACGGGCTGTGGAGGCACTTTTTCCAGAAGATCTCCCATACGTTGCAGTCGTTCCTCGATATTGAGCAGATGAAAATTAGAGGGAGATACATTTTGCTGAACCTCTTCCCAGAGCAAAGGCGTGGATACTGTAGCAAACGGACGCGCGCGTGGTGTGTAAGGAGCAGCTAAAGTTTTACCACTATAATGCTGGAGGTAGTCAAAATAAATTTTATCTCCACGATTCTTCTTCAGACGTTCCAATGTGAATAAATCGGGGTGCTTCTCGGTGACATAACGGCCGACAAAGTGCCCAATTTTTCGCAGTCCATCAAAAGTAACGCCAGACTCGATAGGAACAATGATCTGCACCCCGGTGGCACCGGAGGTTTTGGGTACAGACAACAATCCAAGGGAGGATAAGACCGTTCCTACGATCGCAGTTGCTTCCATGATACGGGGTTCAACTTCACGTGACGGATCGAGATCAATCATCCATTCACAAGGCAGATCGCTACCTACATAATGCAGAGAAGGGTGGAATTCCAAGGCAGCGAGATTACCCAGCCAGATCAGCTCGGGTAAGCCTTGCAGCATGATGTAGTTAATATTCTCATATTTTGCGGTCTGGACAAAGGAAGGTAGAGGATCAGGAGCATTTTTCTGATAAAAGGACATTCCGGAAATCCCATGAGGATAACGGATGACCATAAGCAGCCGATCTCGGCAATAGCGCATCAGGTAGGGGGAGAGTGCGGCGAGCTTTTGCAGATAAATTCGCTTCGTAATCCCACATTCAGGCCATAGCAGCTTGTCCGGATTGGTGATGATTAACTCTTGGCCGTCTACAGTAATTGTGCCTTTGATGGCTGCTGGCATCCTGAACTTCCTCTCTGTTATAGGAATGGGGATTTTTGCTCCATAGTGCATAACTGTGGTGGAAGATCCACTCTAGCCTGAGTGACAGGTTGACGTAGAGTACCAGAGGTATTCCATTCCAGAAAATGTACCTTGAAGACGAGTTCTGGTTTGATCCAAAAAGCACCCTTCCCTCGCTGAGGAAAAGCTGCAAATGGCATTCTGTCTATATTTAGACTGTGCACCAGTGCGGTTAAGTCTCGCTTATCCTGAACAGTTAGTTTGCCCGGACCGGCATGTCCGATATAATGCAAATTCTCATTGTCGTCATATAGACCAAGTAGCAGTGCATTGACGATACCGTCACGAAACGTTACACCCCCGGCTACTGCCGTAATATCAGAAATGATTTTGCGTTTCTGCCAGCGCTTATCTTTTCCACCGGGAGCATAAGTACTGTATATGTCCTTGCAGACGATCCCCTCCAAGTTCTGGTTCTGAGCGGCAACGAACAATTCTGCGGGATCGGTATAACTTGGTACGGCCTGAACATGTGGATGCGGCAGCAGTATATCGCTCAGGAGTTGCTGCCGCGAGGATAATGGCTGGTCCATCGTCGACTGGCCATTATACAACAGAATATCAAAAATCATATAAATGACGGGAACCTGATGCCTAACGACTGCAATTGTGGAGCTGTTCTTTAAGCTGTCCCGTCGCATGACCTCGTGAAATGAGGGCTTGCCGTTCTTAAGCGCAATGAT
The window above is part of the Paenibacillus sp. FSL K6-0276 genome. Proteins encoded here:
- the gltB gene encoding glutamate synthase large subunit — encoded protein: MRHTELPGKQGLYDPQFEKDACGMGFVAHIKGKPSHDIVSNALTMLFNMEHRGGQGSEPNSGDGAGIMLQIPHRFFASEAQKLDFSLPEQGHYGVGMIFLSHNEEVRVQHEALLSNIIAEEGQEVLGYRDVPTYDEMLGKTAKAAKPFVRQVFIGRSTSITNELSFERKLYVIRKRAELAIRYGGVEEAESFYIPSLSCRKIVYKGMLTTEQVGQFYLDLQNEELESAIALVHSRFSTNTFPSWERAHPYRFMIHNGEINTLRGNVNWMHARQSLFKSEVFGEDLSKIKPVINPDGSDTAMFDNTFEFLYLSGRSLPQVAMMMVPEPWSNHDKMDADKKAFYEYHSTLMEPWDGPAAMGFTDGVQIGAILDRNGLRPARYYVTKDDMIILSSEAGVLDIPAEDILYKDRLKPGRMLLVDTKEGRIISDEEVKSAIATEKPYQQWLDEHLISLEELPDAPELPNPKHDNVQQLQQAFGYTFEDLRKVLEPMASTGAEAIGSMGYDAPLAVLSDRPQRLYNYFKQMFAQVTNPPIDAIREELVTSTTTTIGPERNLLKPEPESCRHISLHTPILSNEDFAKIRHVRRAGFKSMSIPILFPAELGAEGMRIALERMNEAADRVMAKGHNILILTDRGVDSENAAIPALLAVSSLHHHLIRQGTRTKVSILLESGEPREVHHYALLLGYGVSAVNPYLAFESLDDMIGQGLLRGISHEKAVKNYIKAATKSVVKILSKMGISTIQSYRGAQIFEAVGLNSEFVDRYFTWTPSRIGGIGLEEVAAEALIHHNRAFTEKDGNDKVLDSGGDYQWRNDGEEHLFNPQTIHLLQHSVRSGDYKMYKKYAELVQGESEKHLTLRSLLQFKSAYEPIPLEEVEPVESIMKRFKTGAMSFGSISKEAHETLAIAMNRIGGKSNTGEGGEDPARYIPDSNGDSRRSAIKQVASGRFGVTSNYLVNADEIQIKMAQGAKPGEGGQLPGRKVYPWVAEVRGSTAGVGLISPPPHHDIYSIEDLAELIYDLKNANPRANINVKLVSEVGVGTIAAGVAKGRADIILVSGYDGGTGASPMNSIRHAGLPWELGLAETHQTLMLNNLRDRVVLETDGKMLSGRDLAVAVLLGAEEYGFATAPLVSVGCIMMRVCQMDTCPVGVATQNPDLRKNFTGDPQHVVNFMTFVAQDLREIMASLGFRTIEEMVGRTDCLDAVQASQHWKKKGVDLSSLLHTPEMPEGSTRFCSKRQNHGLDETLDVSKLLDLAAPALESGTAVEASLPITNVNRAVGTILGSELTRKYGAAGLPDDTIRLHFTGSAGQSLGAFVPKGITLMVEGDSNDYVGKGLSGGKIIIKPSPKATFAAEDNIIIGNTAFYGATGGEAYISGIAGERFAVRNSGAKVVVEGVGDHGCEYMTGGRVVVLGETGRNFAAGMSGGIAYVYDPDRSFIGRCNLEMVLLERVEELEEIEELRELISRHVELTGSEAGARVLDQWADSLPKFVRVIPKDYKRMMEQIRKVEQTGLTGEAALMAAFEANMRELARVGG
- a CDS encoding ABC transporter ATP-binding protein; this encodes MLSEPVARLQGVTKKIGSKTIVSNLTLDIPPGQIFGFLGPNGAGKTTTIRMMVGLISMSSGDVLISGHSIKSNFKEAISSVGAIVENPEMYKFLSGYQNLRHFARMVPGVEKQRIDEVVELVGLGQRIHDKVKTYSLGMRQRLGVAQALLNRPKLLILDEPTNGLDPQGIRELRDYLRRLCHEEGTTVFVSSHLLSEMELMCDSVAIIQNGQLLEVKQLKDVGNTAMPIGETLYEVDDAEAALTLIGFGVVKSGGLVVEAEREAIAEINARLVAGGIKVYSIKAIARTLEDQFLEVTGGEGIE
- a CDS encoding ABC transporter permease, with amino-acid sequence MSNFTALIHNENIKIYSRVRTWIMLIILAVFSAFLPAMMYYTAGGSSSLMGTWDSFQMVVSVVFFLNTIFIVVVAADSVAGEFTWGTIKMLLIRPWSRSQILLSKYISIVLFSFLCTAVLIVFGLASSLIFASPTGNMPSSIAAWSPAEYSFMDLLCRYITLFLTVTLAFMISTVFRASGLAIGLSMFIMFAQGIFAALLNPDVFEWAKYLIFTHMDLSVYLGSDIGPGGATLGFSIAVLAAYYIVFLAVSWFVFRKRDVAG
- a CDS encoding polymer-forming cytoskeletal protein → MWNKRQQRVPFKSTDSLIGHGGTLEGKVHCDTNLRIEGTFSGEIICSGVVTVGEEGTVRSSIRAEEIVIAGKVYGDVTADRRLIMTGTGELHGNISAGSLSIMEGSLLNGSIAMQEQPTSEKAGEPKSNMKKDKAAKRSSKVEGTLEAG
- a CDS encoding peptidoglycan DD-metalloendopeptidase family protein codes for the protein MPRKGEAMKSQQDHNRITLLVVRDAGRPVKQLQISKPLAFALPAAAALSLSSLVTSMHFHASQSISQLEAEAAALSLTNLRMEMKVADKDKDLMQLRNQVSELSEEADSIKDKLKSVNALEQELQSLINKSKGSATETNESKTGSTASNSTLGLSSRNALPIPNETSFKGTITPQVGGEYIAAYQNESLNLVEEAKDDFEEIHGILDEMVKSISQTITQAEHVNNVQANLEAKKIKAEKARLNAVSLWPTDSRVISSSFGYRSDPFKGSSAFHSGVDIAGNSGDPVYAALDGEVVTAEQMGARGKYIVIKHSNGLETWYMHLKGMIVSAGDKVNKGQKIGLLGNTGRSTGPHLHFQVVKQNKTVNPLNYVKP
- the cls gene encoding cardiolipin synthase, with the translated sequence MKTFAIILSLFIIQIAVIVFMEFRRPQRAMAWLFISFCCPPLGLAFYYFLGRDYRQNRKINKRCTSLFREIRSYVSGKIKVVKNVTESGNAQFENNKGLLDLLSKISEGPITGHNKSRVLSTAREAYDAMLGAMEEAKEHIHLEFYIYRDDEIGEQFQDVMIRKARQGVKVRLLCDGLGSHHLSRRFIRALKNAGVEFHFFLPPISSLLDRRFNFRNHRKILVVDGLIGFTGGMNIGDDYLGKDLKMGYWRDTHLRLEGDSVYYIQYVFLKDWRLASGESMSHPRLFPKHACEEQEAVQIVASGPDAAIDASQEMYFAALCAAKHRIWITSPYFIPDPAICRALKSAVLRGVDVRIIIPAKPDNILVYHASLSYLENLQDAGVKFYRYTKGFMHAKIMIVDDLLATVGSANLDMRSFYSNFELTAVLLHPDAISPLVTGFEKDQKHSEYIDPVKFKERGRVVKLGEGLCQLLSPLL
- a CDS encoding YitT family protein; translated protein: MAKFAQRMIMLSIGAAMMAVALEIFLVPNQMIDGGITGISIILSYLFDIPLGILLTLLNLPFLLIGYKQIGKTFALSTLYAIVLMSIGTSLLHHVNAFTVEPMLAAVFGGIILGVGVGLVVRFGGSLDGTEIVAILVAKKLPFSVGEVVMFFNLFILSGAGFVYGWNNAMFSLIAYYIAFKVIDITLEGLDQSKSVWIISDNFRDIGEALTERLGRGVTYLDGEGGFSGENKKVIFVVITRLEEAKLKSIVEDWDSGAFIAIGNIHDVKGGRFKKKAIH
- the ligD gene encoding non-homologous end-joining DNA ligase gives rise to the protein MPAAIKGTITVDGQELIITNPDKLLWPECGITKRIYLQKLAALSPYLMRYCRDRLLMVIRYPHGISGMSFYQKNAPDPLPSFVQTAKYENINYIMLQGLPELIWLGNLAALEFHPSLHYVGSDLPCEWMIDLDPSREVEPRIMEATAIVGTVLSSLGLLSVPKTSGATGVQIIVPIESGVTFDGLRKIGHFVGRYVTEKHPDLFTLERLKKNRGDKIYFDYLQHYSGKTLAAPYTPRARPFATVSTPLLWEEVQQNVSPSNFHLLNIEERLQRMGDLLEKVPPQPVEQLIAKLP
- a CDS encoding DNA ligase, which produces MKLQPIIPFEPILAEQLPAGNQWIAQIKWDGVRMLSYYDGNSSELINRRRNYRTRQYPELTDVAAYCKADSVILDGEIIALKNGKPSFHEVMRRDSLKNSSTIAVVRHQVPVIYMIFDILLYNGQSTMDQPLSSRQQLLSDILLPHPHVQAVPSYTDPAELFVAAQNQNLEGIVCKDIYSTYAPGGKDKRWQKRKIISDITAVAGGVTFRDGIVNALLLGLYDDNENLHYIGHAGPGKLTVQDKRDLTALVHSLNIDRMPFAAFPQRGKGAFWIKPELVFKVHFLEWNTSGTLRQPVTQARVDLPPQLCTMEQKSPFL